A window from Chrysemys picta bellii isolate R12L10 chromosome 2, ASM1138683v2, whole genome shotgun sequence encodes these proteins:
- the HGH1 gene encoding protein HGH1 homolog isoform X1, protein MLRAGAHAQCTRSRDRTPRRRDARGGETLSPDGAGDRQGGPRPPLGDAQQGPEPGRLGPIGGPAPSSGPGPSPSRCRRGTGRSCVALPWLRHDPGRRLQASCPSMDEVQARELLGFLHLDTRPDLKGQATGYILGLTGNVEGRTLLAGRPDFLEALLLLTGDRSLAVVKDSYHSLINLSVAVATHEVLAKELPVLLHRLLDPGYAFADQVCTLLSNLSREEGTCRQVFQAVQEAGLGLAWVVEAFCTEGYNKKAALHYLGPLLSNLTQLPETREFLLDRSRCVVQRLLPYTQYEASAIRRGGVIGTLRNCCFEYKYHEWLLGAEVDLLPFLLLPLAGPEEFPEAEMERLPVDLQYLPQDKQREKDPDIRKMLLEAVMLLTATKAGRQLVKEKGTYLVVRELHQWETEPDVQAACEKLIQVLIGDEPEPGMENLLEVKIPEDVEERLQHLDREEERQQGQQETQSKGPGAQMGSSGLSR, encoded by the exons atgctcagggCGGGTGCGCATGCGCAGTGCACCCGCAGCAGGGACCGGACCCCGCGCCGCAGAGACGCACGTGGCGGCGAGACGCTGAGCCCGGACGGCGCCGGGGACAGGCAAGGGGGGCCCCGCCCGCCCCTGGGTGACGCGCAGCAGGGCccggagccaggacgcctgggtcccattgGCGGCCCGGCCCCGTCCAGCGGCCCCGGGCCGAGCCCTTCCCGGTGCAGGCGGGGGACGGGCCGCTCCTGTGTGGCCCTTCCCTGGCTCAGACACGACCCCG GGCGGCGCCTccaggcctcctgccccagcatggACGAGGTGCAGGCCAGAGAGCTGCTGGGGTTCCTCCACCTGGACACCCGGCCTGATCTAAAGGGCCAGGCCACAGGCTACATCCTGGGGCTCACGGGCAATGTGGAGGGGCGGACGCTGCTGGCAGGCAGGCCGGATTTCCTggaggctctgctgctgctgacggGTGACCGCTCCTTGGCCGTGGTGAAGGACAGTTACCACTCGCTCATCAACCTGTCTGTGGCCGTGGCCACCCACGAGGTCCTGGCCAAGGAGCTCCCAGTGCTGCTGCACCGCCTGCTGGACCCGGGCTACGCCTTCGCCGACCAGGTCTGCACCCTCCTCTCCAACCTGTCCCGGGAGGAGGGCACCTGCCGCCAGGTTTTCCAGGCCGtgcaggaggcggggctggggctggcctgggTGGTGGAGGCGTTCTGCACCGAAGGCTACAACAAGAAGGCAGCTCTGCACTACCTGGGCCCCCTGCTCTCCAATCTGACTCAGCTGCCGGAGACCCGGGAGTTCCTGCTGGACAGATCCAG GTGCGTGGTACAGAGGCTGCTGCCCTACACGCAGTACGAGGCCTCCGCCATCCGCCGAGGGGGGGTGATCGGGACGCTCAGGAACTGCTGCTTCGAGTACA AGTACCATGAGTGGCTGCTAGGCGCCGAGGTGGACCTGCTCCCCTTCCTCCTGCTGCCTTTGGCGGGCCCTGAGGAATTCCCTGAAGCGGAAATGGAAA ggctgcccgTGGACCTGCAGTACCTGCCGCAGGACAAGCAGCGGGAGAAGGACCCTGACATCCGGAAGATGCTGCTAGAGGCAGTCATGCTG CTCACCGCCACCAAGGCCGGCCGGCAGCTGGTGAAGGAGAAGGGCACCTACCTGGTCGTGCGGGAGCTCCACCAGTGGGAGACGGAGCCCGACGTCCAGGCTGCCTGCGAGAAGCTGATCCAG GTGCTGATTGGGGATGAGCCAGAGCCCGGGATGGAGAATCTGCTGGAGGTGAAGATCCCCGAGGACGTGGAGGAGCGACTGCAGCATCTGGACCGGGAGGAGGAGCGGCAGCAAGGGCAGCAGGAGACGCAGAGCAAGGGGCCTGGGGCGCAGATGGGATCCTCGGGGCTGTCGAGGTGA
- the HGH1 gene encoding protein HGH1 homolog isoform X5, giving the protein MDEVQARELLGFLHLDTRPDLKGQATGYILGLTGNVEGRTLLAGRPDFLEALLLLTGDRSLAVVKDSYHSLINLSVAVATHEVLAKELPVLLHRLLDPGYAFADQVCTLLSNLSREEGTCRQVFQAVQEAGLGLAWVVEAFCTEGYNKKAALHYLGPLLSNLTQLPETREFLLDRSRCVVQRLLPYTQYEASAIRRGGVIGTLRNCCFEYKYHEWLLGAEVDLLPFLLLPLAGPEEFPEAEMERLPVDLQYLPQDKQREKDPDIRKMLLEAVMLLTATKAGRQLVKEKGTYLVVRELHQWETEPDVQAACEKLIQVLIGDEPEPGMENLLEVKIPEDVEERLQHLDREEERQQGQQETQSKGPGAQMGSSGLSR; this is encoded by the exons atggACGAGGTGCAGGCCAGAGAGCTGCTGGGGTTCCTCCACCTGGACACCCGGCCTGATCTAAAGGGCCAGGCCACAGGCTACATCCTGGGGCTCACGGGCAATGTGGAGGGGCGGACGCTGCTGGCAGGCAGGCCGGATTTCCTggaggctctgctgctgctgacggGTGACCGCTCCTTGGCCGTGGTGAAGGACAGTTACCACTCGCTCATCAACCTGTCTGTGGCCGTGGCCACCCACGAGGTCCTGGCCAAGGAGCTCCCAGTGCTGCTGCACCGCCTGCTGGACCCGGGCTACGCCTTCGCCGACCAGGTCTGCACCCTCCTCTCCAACCTGTCCCGGGAGGAGGGCACCTGCCGCCAGGTTTTCCAGGCCGtgcaggaggcggggctggggctggcctgggTGGTGGAGGCGTTCTGCACCGAAGGCTACAACAAGAAGGCAGCTCTGCACTACCTGGGCCCCCTGCTCTCCAATCTGACTCAGCTGCCGGAGACCCGGGAGTTCCTGCTGGACAGATCCAG GTGCGTGGTACAGAGGCTGCTGCCCTACACGCAGTACGAGGCCTCCGCCATCCGCCGAGGGGGGGTGATCGGGACGCTCAGGAACTGCTGCTTCGAGTACA AGTACCATGAGTGGCTGCTAGGCGCCGAGGTGGACCTGCTCCCCTTCCTCCTGCTGCCTTTGGCGGGCCCTGAGGAATTCCCTGAAGCGGAAATGGAAA ggctgcccgTGGACCTGCAGTACCTGCCGCAGGACAAGCAGCGGGAGAAGGACCCTGACATCCGGAAGATGCTGCTAGAGGCAGTCATGCTG CTCACCGCCACCAAGGCCGGCCGGCAGCTGGTGAAGGAGAAGGGCACCTACCTGGTCGTGCGGGAGCTCCACCAGTGGGAGACGGAGCCCGACGTCCAGGCTGCCTGCGAGAAGCTGATCCAG GTGCTGATTGGGGATGAGCCAGAGCCCGGGATGGAGAATCTGCTGGAGGTGAAGATCCCCGAGGACGTGGAGGAGCGACTGCAGCATCTGGACCGGGAGGAGGAGCGGCAGCAAGGGCAGCAGGAGACGCAGAGCAAGGGGCCTGGGGCGCAGATGGGATCCTCGGGGCTGTCGAGGTGA
- the HGH1 gene encoding protein HGH1 homolog isoform X4 encodes MLRAGAHAQCTRSRDRTPRRRDARGGETLSPDGAGDRQGGPRPPLGDAQQGPEPGRLGPIGGPAPSSGPGPSPSRCRRGTGRSCVALPWLRHDPGRRLQASCPSMDEVQARELLGFLHLDTRPDLKGQATGYILGLTGNVEGRTLLAGRPDFLEALLLLTGDRSLAVVKDSYHSLINLSVAVATHEVLAKELPVLLHRLLDPGYAFADQVCTLLSNLSREEGTCRQVFQAVQEAGLGLAWVVEAFCTEGYNKKAALHYLGPLLSNLTQLPETREFLLDRSRCVVQRLLPYTQYEASAIRRGGVIGTLRNCCFEYRLPVDLQYLPQDKQREKDPDIRKMLLEAVMLLGLAGPTLLLPVLLTLAVAGSDPGPGPSPWFASHAAHRHQGRPAAGEGEGHLPGRAGAPPVGDGARRPGCLREADPGADWG; translated from the exons atgctcagggCGGGTGCGCATGCGCAGTGCACCCGCAGCAGGGACCGGACCCCGCGCCGCAGAGACGCACGTGGCGGCGAGACGCTGAGCCCGGACGGCGCCGGGGACAGGCAAGGGGGGCCCCGCCCGCCCCTGGGTGACGCGCAGCAGGGCccggagccaggacgcctgggtcccattgGCGGCCCGGCCCCGTCCAGCGGCCCCGGGCCGAGCCCTTCCCGGTGCAGGCGGGGGACGGGCCGCTCCTGTGTGGCCCTTCCCTGGCTCAGACACGACCCCG GGCGGCGCCTccaggcctcctgccccagcatggACGAGGTGCAGGCCAGAGAGCTGCTGGGGTTCCTCCACCTGGACACCCGGCCTGATCTAAAGGGCCAGGCCACAGGCTACATCCTGGGGCTCACGGGCAATGTGGAGGGGCGGACGCTGCTGGCAGGCAGGCCGGATTTCCTggaggctctgctgctgctgacggGTGACCGCTCCTTGGCCGTGGTGAAGGACAGTTACCACTCGCTCATCAACCTGTCTGTGGCCGTGGCCACCCACGAGGTCCTGGCCAAGGAGCTCCCAGTGCTGCTGCACCGCCTGCTGGACCCGGGCTACGCCTTCGCCGACCAGGTCTGCACCCTCCTCTCCAACCTGTCCCGGGAGGAGGGCACCTGCCGCCAGGTTTTCCAGGCCGtgcaggaggcggggctggggctggcctgggTGGTGGAGGCGTTCTGCACCGAAGGCTACAACAAGAAGGCAGCTCTGCACTACCTGGGCCCCCTGCTCTCCAATCTGACTCAGCTGCCGGAGACCCGGGAGTTCCTGCTGGACAGATCCAG GTGCGTGGTACAGAGGCTGCTGCCCTACACGCAGTACGAGGCCTCCGCCATCCGCCGAGGGGGGGTGATCGGGACGCTCAGGAACTGCTGCTTCGAGTACA ggctgcccgTGGACCTGCAGTACCTGCCGCAGGACAAGCAGCGGGAGAAGGACCCTGACATCCGGAAGATGCTGCTAGAGGCAGTCATGCTG CTGGGGCTGGCCGGGCCCACGCTGCTCCTCCCCGTGCTGCTCACGCTGGCTGTGGCTGGGTCTGATCCggggcctggcccctccccctggTTTGCTTCCCACGCAGCTCACCGCCACCAAGGCCGGCCGGCAGCTGGTGAAGGAGAAGGGCACCTACCTGGTCGTGCGGGAGCTCCACCAGTGGGAGACGGAGCCCGACGTCCAGGCTGCCTGCGAGAAGCTGATCCAG GTGCTGATTGGGGATGA
- the HGH1 gene encoding protein HGH1 homolog isoform X3 — MLRAGAHAQCTRSRDRTPRRRDARGGETLSPDGAGDRQGGPRPPLGDAQQGPEPGRLGPIGGPAPSSGPGPSPSRCRRGTGRSCVALPWLRHDPGRRLQASCPSMDEVQARELLGFLHLDTRPDLKGQATGYILGLTGNVEGRTLLAGRPDFLEALLLLTGDRSLAVVKDSYHSLINLSVAVATHEVLAKELPVLLHRLLDPGYAFADQVCTLLSNLSREEGTCRQVFQAVQEAGLGLAWVVEAFCTEGYNKKAALHYLGPLLSNLTQLPETREFLLDRSRCVVQRLLPYTQYEASAIRRGGVIGTLRNCCFEYRLPVDLQYLPQDKQREKDPDIRKMLLEAVMLLTATKAGRQLVKEKGTYLVVRELHQWETEPDVQAACEKLIQVLIGDEPEPGMENLLEVKIPEDVEERLQHLDREEERQQGQQETQSKGPGAQMGSSGLSR; from the exons atgctcagggCGGGTGCGCATGCGCAGTGCACCCGCAGCAGGGACCGGACCCCGCGCCGCAGAGACGCACGTGGCGGCGAGACGCTGAGCCCGGACGGCGCCGGGGACAGGCAAGGGGGGCCCCGCCCGCCCCTGGGTGACGCGCAGCAGGGCccggagccaggacgcctgggtcccattgGCGGCCCGGCCCCGTCCAGCGGCCCCGGGCCGAGCCCTTCCCGGTGCAGGCGGGGGACGGGCCGCTCCTGTGTGGCCCTTCCCTGGCTCAGACACGACCCCG GGCGGCGCCTccaggcctcctgccccagcatggACGAGGTGCAGGCCAGAGAGCTGCTGGGGTTCCTCCACCTGGACACCCGGCCTGATCTAAAGGGCCAGGCCACAGGCTACATCCTGGGGCTCACGGGCAATGTGGAGGGGCGGACGCTGCTGGCAGGCAGGCCGGATTTCCTggaggctctgctgctgctgacggGTGACCGCTCCTTGGCCGTGGTGAAGGACAGTTACCACTCGCTCATCAACCTGTCTGTGGCCGTGGCCACCCACGAGGTCCTGGCCAAGGAGCTCCCAGTGCTGCTGCACCGCCTGCTGGACCCGGGCTACGCCTTCGCCGACCAGGTCTGCACCCTCCTCTCCAACCTGTCCCGGGAGGAGGGCACCTGCCGCCAGGTTTTCCAGGCCGtgcaggaggcggggctggggctggcctgggTGGTGGAGGCGTTCTGCACCGAAGGCTACAACAAGAAGGCAGCTCTGCACTACCTGGGCCCCCTGCTCTCCAATCTGACTCAGCTGCCGGAGACCCGGGAGTTCCTGCTGGACAGATCCAG GTGCGTGGTACAGAGGCTGCTGCCCTACACGCAGTACGAGGCCTCCGCCATCCGCCGAGGGGGGGTGATCGGGACGCTCAGGAACTGCTGCTTCGAGTACA ggctgcccgTGGACCTGCAGTACCTGCCGCAGGACAAGCAGCGGGAGAAGGACCCTGACATCCGGAAGATGCTGCTAGAGGCAGTCATGCTG CTCACCGCCACCAAGGCCGGCCGGCAGCTGGTGAAGGAGAAGGGCACCTACCTGGTCGTGCGGGAGCTCCACCAGTGGGAGACGGAGCCCGACGTCCAGGCTGCCTGCGAGAAGCTGATCCAG GTGCTGATTGGGGATGAGCCAGAGCCCGGGATGGAGAATCTGCTGGAGGTGAAGATCCCCGAGGACGTGGAGGAGCGACTGCAGCATCTGGACCGGGAGGAGGAGCGGCAGCAAGGGCAGCAGGAGACGCAGAGCAAGGGGCCTGGGGCGCAGATGGGATCCTCGGGGCTGTCGAGGTGA
- the LOC135981053 gene encoding uncharacterized protein LOC135981053 has product MEPSALHMAPVPLPHSGSPAGRVAGKPPCQCVGRPGRQAPAPLFVPECQSLIQGLLQLKPGARLGLQQVATHRWMLPATSAIFQQALNATGRPPERSPALEKPSAQGESGGAVSLLPDLESSAKPPEGAAKGTKAPAGPRASSAQDAFPIRAEMDAKAPELISAGCLHQLPSPCQAERPPRFSLYRPCLLSGLRPFHHLLNFRKPGSATSASAHVASWRLGEKSPAVAAALGSDSCKPSSPSTPCPGSGSPRRSPSQTRGGLTQGQTGDPPAWPYPDRNKPHTHGCSPHY; this is encoded by the exons ATGGAGCCCAGCGCGCTGCACATGGCACCGgtgcccctgccccactctgggagCCCGGCCGGGAGGGTGGCGGGGAAGCCGCCCTGCCAATGCGTGGGCAGGCCCGGccgccaggctccagcccctctCTTTGTGCCAGAATGCCAGAGCCTGATCCAAGGCCTGCTgcagctgaagcctggggcccggCTGGGCTTGCAGCAAGTGGCCACGCACCGCTGGATGCTGCCCGCCACCTCGGCCATCTTCCAGCAGGCACTGAACGCCACGGGCAGGCCCCCGGAGcgcagcccagccctggagaagCCGTCCGCCCAAG GTGAGAGCGGAGGCGCCGTCTCTTTGCTGCCAGACCTGGAGAGCTCGGCCAAGCCTCCGGAGGGAGCCGCCAAGGGAACCAAAGCTCCCGCAGGCCCTCGTGCCTCCTCTGCGCAGGACGCCTTCCCCATCCGAGCCGAGATGGACGCCAAGGCCCCCGAGCTGATCTCTGCCGGCTGCCTCCATCAGCTGCCCTCGCCGTGCCAGGCTGAGCGCCCCCCGCGATTCTCCCTGTACCGGCCCTGCCTGCTCTCCGGCCTCCGGCCCTTCCACCACCTCCTCAACTTCCGCAAGCCCGGCTCCGCCACCTCGGCCAGCGCCCACGTGGCCAGCTGGCGGCTGGGCGAGAAGAGCCCCGCTGTGGCAGCAGCGCTGGGCAGCGACTCCTGCAAGCCGTCATCTCCCTCCACTCCATGTCCAGGATCCGGAAGCCCCCGCCGGAGTCCATCACAAACTAGAGGGGGCCTCACCCAGGGCCAGACCGGCGACCCCCCCGCTTGGCCCTACCCCGACAGAAACAAACCCCATACACATGGATGCAGCCCACACTATTAA
- the HGH1 gene encoding protein HGH1 homolog isoform X2: MLRAGAHAQCTRSRDRTPRRRDARGGETLSPDGAGDRQGGPRPPLGDAQQGPEPGRLGPIGGPAPSSGPGPSPSRCRRGTGRSCVALPWLRHDPGRRLQASCPSMDEVQARELLGFLHLDTRPDLKGQATGYILGLTGNVEGRTLLAGRPDFLEALLLLTGDRSLAVVKDSYHSLINLSVAVATHEVLAKELPVLLHRLLDPGYAFADQVCTLLSNLSREEGTCRQVFQAVQEAGLGLAWVVEAFCTEGYNKKAALHYLGPLLSNLTQLPETREFLLDRSRCVVQRLLPYTQYEASAIRRGGVIGTLRNCCFEYKYHEWLLGAEVDLLPFLLLPLAGPEEFPEAEMERLPVDLQYLPQDKQREKDPDIRKMLLEAVMLLGLAGPTLLLPVLLTLAVAGSDPGPGPSPWFASHAAHRHQGRPAAGEGEGHLPGRAGAPPVGDGARRPGCLREADPGADWG, encoded by the exons atgctcagggCGGGTGCGCATGCGCAGTGCACCCGCAGCAGGGACCGGACCCCGCGCCGCAGAGACGCACGTGGCGGCGAGACGCTGAGCCCGGACGGCGCCGGGGACAGGCAAGGGGGGCCCCGCCCGCCCCTGGGTGACGCGCAGCAGGGCccggagccaggacgcctgggtcccattgGCGGCCCGGCCCCGTCCAGCGGCCCCGGGCCGAGCCCTTCCCGGTGCAGGCGGGGGACGGGCCGCTCCTGTGTGGCCCTTCCCTGGCTCAGACACGACCCCG GGCGGCGCCTccaggcctcctgccccagcatggACGAGGTGCAGGCCAGAGAGCTGCTGGGGTTCCTCCACCTGGACACCCGGCCTGATCTAAAGGGCCAGGCCACAGGCTACATCCTGGGGCTCACGGGCAATGTGGAGGGGCGGACGCTGCTGGCAGGCAGGCCGGATTTCCTggaggctctgctgctgctgacggGTGACCGCTCCTTGGCCGTGGTGAAGGACAGTTACCACTCGCTCATCAACCTGTCTGTGGCCGTGGCCACCCACGAGGTCCTGGCCAAGGAGCTCCCAGTGCTGCTGCACCGCCTGCTGGACCCGGGCTACGCCTTCGCCGACCAGGTCTGCACCCTCCTCTCCAACCTGTCCCGGGAGGAGGGCACCTGCCGCCAGGTTTTCCAGGCCGtgcaggaggcggggctggggctggcctgggTGGTGGAGGCGTTCTGCACCGAAGGCTACAACAAGAAGGCAGCTCTGCACTACCTGGGCCCCCTGCTCTCCAATCTGACTCAGCTGCCGGAGACCCGGGAGTTCCTGCTGGACAGATCCAG GTGCGTGGTACAGAGGCTGCTGCCCTACACGCAGTACGAGGCCTCCGCCATCCGCCGAGGGGGGGTGATCGGGACGCTCAGGAACTGCTGCTTCGAGTACA AGTACCATGAGTGGCTGCTAGGCGCCGAGGTGGACCTGCTCCCCTTCCTCCTGCTGCCTTTGGCGGGCCCTGAGGAATTCCCTGAAGCGGAAATGGAAA ggctgcccgTGGACCTGCAGTACCTGCCGCAGGACAAGCAGCGGGAGAAGGACCCTGACATCCGGAAGATGCTGCTAGAGGCAGTCATGCTG CTGGGGCTGGCCGGGCCCACGCTGCTCCTCCCCGTGCTGCTCACGCTGGCTGTGGCTGGGTCTGATCCggggcctggcccctccccctggTTTGCTTCCCACGCAGCTCACCGCCACCAAGGCCGGCCGGCAGCTGGTGAAGGAGAAGGGCACCTACCTGGTCGTGCGGGAGCTCCACCAGTGGGAGACGGAGCCCGACGTCCAGGCTGCCTGCGAGAAGCTGATCCAG GTGCTGATTGGGGATGA